The following coding sequences lie in one Arachis stenosperma cultivar V10309 chromosome 5, arast.V10309.gnm1.PFL2, whole genome shotgun sequence genomic window:
- the LOC130982482 gene encoding clavaminate synthase-like protein At3g21360, whose protein sequence is MEFSCKHFKVGKCEGEKLVDGETIPLVLQPSEANKNDLESLLLALKNNKEWFEQMIIKNSAVLLRGFDVKNAEEFNEIVEICGWEDIRYVGPAPRTHIYKRVWTANEGPLSEFIYYHHEMVLFKECPLKVILFCEIPPPEGGQTPVVPSFKVTEKMVEEFPEAVKEMEEKGLRYTFTAPGKNNSGSMRGRGWEDAFGTSDPQEVEKRAKAFGMELEWLPDGGLKTILGPRNLTKVFEGRKGRRMWFNTIVGMHGREISSAKMADGTEIPENVVKRCAEIIEEESIQFKWEKGDVLFLDNLALLHGRRPSLPPRKVLVATCK, encoded by the exons ATGGAATTCTCTTGCAAACACTTTAAGGTAGGGAAATGTGAAGGAGAGAAACTAGTTGACGGGGAAACCATCCCTTTGGTGCTACAACCTTCTGAGGCCAACAAGAATGACTTGGAATCATTGTTGTTGGCTCTGAAGAATAACAAGGAATGGTTTGAACAAATGATCATAAAGAACAGTGCCGTTCTTCTAAGAGGCTTTGATGTAAAGAACGCTGAGGAATTCAATGAAATTGTTGAGATCTGTGGCTGGGAAGACATTCGCTATGTCGGACCGGCGCCGCGCACTCATATTTACAAGAGAGTTTGGACGGCCAATGAAGGTCCCCTGTCGGAGTTCATATACTATCACCATGAAATGGTTTTG TTCAAGGAATGTCCCTTGAAAGTTATCCTGTTTTGTGAGATACCACCCCCAGAAGGAGGACAGACCCCGGTCGTGCCGAGTTTCAAGGTGACAGAAAAGATGGTGGAAGAGTTCCCGGAGGCGGTGAAGGAAATGGAGGAGAAGGGATTGAGGTACACATTTACAGCTCCTGGTAAAAATAACAGTGGTTCCATGAGAGGAAGAGGGTGGGAAGATGCCTTTGGGACCTCAGATCCCCAAGAAGTTGAGAAAAG GGCAAAAGCTTTTGGAATGGAACTGGAGTGGCTTCCAGATGGTGGGTTGAAAACAATACTTGGACCAAGAAATTTAACAAAGGTATTTGAAGGTAGAAAAGGGAGAAGAATGTGGTTTAACACAATAGTAGGCATGCATGGGAGGGAGATTAGCTCGGCGAAGATGGCGGACGGAACAGAAATCCCAGAAAATGTGGTGAAAAGGTGTGCAGAAATCATCGAAGAAGAAAGCATCCAGTTCAAATGGGAGAAGGGAGATGTTCTGTTCCTTGACAACTTGGCTTTGCTCCATGGAAGAAGGCCTTCCCTTCCTCCTAGAAAGGTCTTAGTTGCTACATGCAAGTAG